From Rhodothermales bacterium, a single genomic window includes:
- the sufB gene encoding Fe-S cluster assembly protein SufB has translation MSQSQSDTDFLHEVAGEEYKYGFVTQIEAETAPKGLSEDTVRFISAKKNEPEWMLEWRLRAFRHWQTLQAGEAYPRWAHLDYPDIDFQNISYYSAPNKRPKYDSLDEVDPELLSTFERLGISLQEQKRLVGVAVDVVMDSVSVATTFKEQLAELGIIFCSLGEAIQEHPDLVRKYIGSVVPYTDNFYATLNSAVFSDGSFCYIPKGVHCPMELSTYFRINEAGTGQFERTLIVAEEGSYVSYLEGCTAPMRDENQLHAAVVEIVAAKDAEVKYSTIQNWYPGSKDGKGGVYNFVTKRGICEGDNAKISWTQLETGSSITWKYPSVILKGDHSVGEFYSVAFTKGRQQADTGTKMIHLGKNTRSTIISKGISAGHSQNSYRGLVRVGRNAEGARNFSQCDSMLLGSTCGAHTFPYLEINNPTAQVEHEATTSKVGEDQIFYCNQRGISEEDAIKLIVNGFCKDILAKLPMEFAVEAQKLLAIELEGSVG, from the coding sequence CTTTCGGAAGACACGGTCCGTTTCATCTCGGCGAAGAAGAACGAGCCGGAGTGGATGCTGGAATGGCGCCTGCGCGCGTTCCGTCACTGGCAGACGCTGCAGGCCGGCGAGGCGTACCCCCGCTGGGCCCACCTCGACTATCCGGATATCGACTTCCAGAACATCAGCTACTATTCCGCCCCGAACAAACGGCCCAAATACGACAGCCTGGATGAAGTCGACCCCGAGCTGCTGAGCACCTTCGAGCGCCTCGGCATCTCGCTCCAGGAGCAGAAGCGCCTCGTGGGCGTGGCCGTGGATGTGGTGATGGACAGCGTCTCCGTCGCCACCACCTTCAAGGAGCAGCTGGCGGAACTGGGCATCATCTTCTGCTCGCTGGGCGAGGCGATCCAGGAGCACCCGGATCTCGTCCGCAAATACATCGGGTCGGTCGTCCCCTATACCGACAACTTTTACGCGACGCTGAACTCGGCGGTCTTCTCGGACGGGTCGTTCTGCTACATCCCGAAGGGCGTGCATTGCCCGATGGAGCTGTCGACCTACTTCCGCATCAACGAGGCCGGCACGGGGCAGTTCGAGCGCACCCTGATCGTCGCGGAAGAAGGCAGCTACGTCAGCTATCTCGAAGGCTGCACCGCCCCGATGCGAGACGAAAACCAGCTGCACGCCGCCGTCGTGGAGATCGTGGCGGCGAAGGATGCGGAGGTCAAGTACTCCACGATCCAGAACTGGTACCCCGGCAGCAAGGACGGCAAGGGCGGGGTCTACAACTTTGTCACCAAGCGCGGCATTTGCGAGGGCGACAACGCCAAGATCTCCTGGACCCAGCTCGAAACGGGCAGTTCGATCACCTGGAAATATCCCAGCGTGATCCTGAAGGGCGACCATTCGGTGGGCGAGTTTTACTCCGTCGCCTTCACCAAGGGCCGGCAGCAGGCGGACACCGGCACCAAGATGATCCATCTGGGCAAAAACACGCGCAGCACGATCATCTCGAAGGGTATCTCCGCGGGCCACAGCCAGAACAGCTACCGCGGGCTGGTCCGCGTGGGCCGGAACGCCGAGGGCGCGCGCAATTTCTCGCAGTGCGACTCGATGCTCCTCGGCTCGACGTGCGGCGCGCACACGTTCCCCTACCTCGAGATCAACAACCCGACGGCCCAGGTGGAACACGAAGCCACGACCTCTAAAGTAGGCGAGGACCAGATCTTCTACTGCAACCAGCGCGGCATCAGCGAGGAAGACGCGATCAAGTTGATCGTCAACGGCTTCTGCAAGGACATCCTGGCCAAGCTGCCGATGGAGTTCGCCGTCGAGGCGCAGAAGCTCCTCGCCATCGAACTCGAAGGCAGCGTCGGCTGA
- the sufC gene encoding Fe-S cluster assembly ATPase SufC yields the protein MLQISNLHVSIEDKPILKGLNLTVNPGEVHAIMGPNGSGKSTLASVLAGRDLYEITEGAVDYMGHDLLDMEPDERALEGIFLAFQYPVELPGVSMSNFLRQAVNAQRAHRGEESISAAEFLQLMKERAKVVHLDPDLKRRAVNEGFSGGEKKRNEIFQMAMLQPRLAILDETDSGLDIDALRIVSEGVNQLRSPERSFLVITHYQRLLNYIVPDVVHVLLDGRIVKTGGKDLALELEEKGYDWIKEETVGTVA from the coding sequence ATGCTTCAGATATCCAACCTGCACGTTTCCATCGAAGACAAGCCGATCCTCAAGGGCCTCAACCTGACGGTGAACCCCGGCGAGGTGCATGCGATCATGGGGCCGAACGGCTCCGGCAAGAGCACCCTTGCCTCCGTGCTCGCCGGCCGGGATCTGTATGAGATCACCGAAGGCGCCGTCGACTACATGGGCCACGACCTGCTCGATATGGAGCCGGACGAGCGAGCGCTCGAAGGCATCTTCCTCGCGTTCCAGTACCCGGTGGAGCTTCCCGGCGTCAGCATGTCCAACTTCCTCCGCCAGGCCGTCAACGCCCAGCGCGCCCACCGGGGCGAGGAATCGATCTCGGCGGCGGAATTCCTGCAGCTGATGAAGGAGCGCGCGAAAGTCGTGCACCTCGACCCGGACCTGAAGCGACGCGCCGTCAACGAAGGCTTCTCGGGCGGCGAAAAGAAACGCAATGAGATCTTCCAGATGGCCATGCTGCAGCCGCGTCTGGCGATCCTGGACGAGACCGACTCAGGGCTCGACATCGACGCGCTGCGGATCGTGTCCGAAGGCGTCAACCAGCTGCGTTCGCCGGAGCGCTCGTTCCTCGTCATCACGCACTACCAGCGGCTGCTGAACTACATCGTGCCGGACGTCGTGCACGTCCTGCTCGACGGACGCATCGTCAAGACCGGCGGCAAGGACCTCGCGCTCGAACTCGAAGAGAAGGGCTACGACTGGATCAAGGAAGAAACCGTGGGCACCGTCGCCTGA